In Harpia harpyja isolate bHarHar1 chromosome 17, bHarHar1 primary haplotype, whole genome shotgun sequence, the genomic window TGGGAAGCCATcccaagctcgagaagtgggccaaCGTGAACCTCATGGGgatcaacaaggccaagtgcaaggtcctccACCTGGCAACCCCCGGGATccatacaggctgggggatgaagggatggagaacagccctgtggagaaggacttgggggtactggtggatgaaaaattggacatgaactggcaatgtgcgtttgcagcccagaaagccaaccgtatgctgggctgcatcaccagcagcgtggccagcaggtcgagggaggggattctgcccctctgctccgctctggtgagaccccccctgcagttctgcgtccagctctggggtcctcagcacaggagagacagggacctgttggagcgggtccagaggggggTCACAAAAATGACCAGAAGACAGTAGCTGAAAAGCAGTCATGTGGAGTCGAGGCAACTGTGCAGACCTGAGCCATGAACAGTAACTGTAGAATAATTTTTCAGTGTGTATGGCCACATGGGGACAATGATGCACCCGTAGAATGGATCAGGCAGCAGTTTTAAACCAAACAAATGggaagcaatttatttttaacacatgTTATGCAAGTCATTGCCCCAGGGTGCTGTGAAGGCCAAAAATCATAAGCAAGTTCAAGGAGGAAGAAATGGCTGATACATCCATTAGCACTTATTAAACACAGGAGTCTGGACGTGAGATCCAGCTTGGGAAGTCCCTGGGCAGTTCTTTGCTAGATGTGTATATTAAGGGAAAGGCTTGCTTGGTGCttgctctattttattttttaatttttaccccAGGATCTGCTCCCAGCTGCAACTGAGGGTGCTTTGGTTGAGAAGGGGATCTTGTCTGGGTCAGTGTGGGATTGTTCTTTGTTAAGCAGCTGTTTTCTCCAGCCCCTGAATGGCTGCATTTAACTGATAGTTGGAAGGGATTAAAGTAAATACAACGCTATCTCACTGGTTGGTGATGGGTAGTCAGTACCGTGTCATGAATTTGACTGGCTCTGGCAATACCATTTGAGTGTTAAATATAAAATTGCCCTAGGGGAAGGGATAGAGCTCCTGATATCTACAGTATTGAATAATCCCTAACTAGGGGCTGTTGTTGCTGTACCCTAGGGAAAGATATTGAAAAGTTGAAAGGAGAGAAATGAGAGTCATGTAGGCTGTGTCTGTTATTCAAATAAAAGAGTGGAGGATTGGTTGCTGGCTCTAAGCCCAAATGGCTTGGGACAGCCAACATTGTGCTATTtaactctttttcttcctctctaaaACTGCCCTTATTTATAAGAGCTTAGTGGTATAGCTGGGATAGTTCTCGTGCTATCTGGGAACATTTCCAGCCCTTTAAATTTGCCAGtagagctgtagtcctggggtgTGGGAGGTGATGCTGATGCCCTAGGCCTACGCAGTTACCTGCCATTAGAAGGATCTCTTATATCTCTGCTAAAGCCTCAATATGATGCAGTGGTTAGGAGCTTTCAAAGTTCAAACTCAGCGTGAGAAGTCTAGCCACGACGTAAGCAGCAGCGGTGGCATGAGGCTGAAGGCTGGTTCCCCTTCTTGGTGCAAGCAACCTCTTCTTGGCTGAAGCTCCTGACCGGGTTTCAAGCTCAATGTGAGTATTGACCATATGTGAAATAGAAaactaagggtttttttcccttcttaagcCTCTTAGTTTTCTCCCTGTCTTCTTTCTGGATCCTGTTTCTGTTCTAGTTACTTCTCTGCCCTAACTCATCTACTTGGCTCTCCTGCTTTGGTCTCTTCTCGCGGAGGCTGGTGACTGCCCTTCACTTCTGCTAGCTGGCTGAGGGTGAAAAGAGGGTGTCCTGACTCTCTCCATGGCAAGGTGGAGCCGTGGATGGTGGTGCCAGGCGTGCATAGACGGCTGTCCTGGATAGGAGGCATTTCCTTCTCTTGGGCGTGTGGTGGGGAAGTACAGACCACAGCGCGATCAAATCCTAGTGGCCGTCTCCCTCAAGATGTCTCACCGTGGTCTCCGTTACCTGATTTATCCAAAACTCCCTTCTacctttccattcttttttccttgttttcagtttagctgcctcccttctccttcctatTCCTTTCTCCTCCTGACATGCATactctgctgctccttcagtAAGCTTTGGTCCTACATTCACAGAGAGCTTTCCCCAGCAGGCGCCTGGAGTTCCTGGTCCTATATACTCGTATTTCCCTTTTGCATCCTTTTAATGCTTGTGGCTTTGTGCCTAATGGCTTCCACAGGCCACGTGCCAGAGGCTGAGCGTTTTTAATGTGAAGAAGGGATTTTAGAGTCCTAATCTGCTGTAAAATCACTGCTTCTGGTATCTGTATCTACCCTGGGAGAAGACCCAGGGCACTGGCAGCGTAAGGCATCCTTCCTCTGGTGCTGCCTAGCAGACACCCCTTTCAAACACCCTCACGTCCTGCAGCTCTATGGGGTGTTTAATGCCCTCTGTTTCATGCAAAAAGGCCACAAGCGTGGGTTGTAGCACAGCCTTTGCACAGCGACAGCCGCTTTGGGGCACGGTGGCATCCCGCAGCGAGATCCAGGGCCAAGAGCAGCGCAGTCTGGCTGTAGAAATCCACTCGATAGGCGGCTTGGCATGGGCACGGGGACAGCTGCTCCCTGCAAAGCCTTCTCATTTTGGTAACTTTGTGTGTTTACAACTCCTAGTAACTGGTCCTCCCCAACCCTGGGGCTGCACACGCTGCCTGAAgctggggtttggttttgaaCGGGTTGGTAGCCCCGTGCTTTATGGTTGCAAGGAGATGATGGCTTTGCAACCTTGCTGAAGAGTTTCCAATACTCTGGAGACCTTTTTTGCTGTGTCCCATAGGGCAGGATCGGTGCTCTGCTGCTATTTGTCCCGATGAGCCACTTCCAGTCACCTCTAGCTCCATCCATGCGCGGACATGGTTGCACCCCTGGTCGGTGCAGCCTGGCAGTGCCAAATCTATCAGGGTGGAAGGTCCTAAGAGCAAATCCCCCAACCCTTCCAGCCCACGGCACAGGCTGGGAAACCACAGTCCCTTCTAGGTTGCCAGTTATTCATATGCAAATGTTGGGAGCAAGCAGGATGCCAGCTTGTGCCCTGCATCCTAGAGATGGGAGAGGAGCAGAAAGGAGCCAGCCAGCAAACGCGGCAGCGGTGCCCCATGGAAAGGTGATGTCACTGGGATGACAGCGTGCAGGGGCTGGTTAtgattaatatttcttttctgtctagCGTGAAATAATAGAAGTTGTTTGAAGTGATGCTGGGCAAGGGAGGGAAGGCTGGCTGCATCACATTAGGGGGGTTGATAGTCTTCAGCACAAGGGTTACTTTGTGGAGCTTCCTCGGGGCTGCTTTGATGCCTGCTGTgagcttttaaaaattcaccCAACAACTGGGATCAAGTTAGAGGGGAGGGTGCAGAAAGCCTCACAGGACAAACCTCCCCTTCTGTCCTTATCATCCTCAAGGACCTAATTACCTAATTATCACACGTTAATGAGGGGGACCGCAGCTCCTCCCTGACCCAGTCCATTCCTGCTCCGGGCGCCTTTTTGCTCACAGAGCCGTATTTTATTTATCAGCTTTATTCTGGTTTCCAGTGACATGGAGTCTCTATCAAATGAATCGTTCCACCTGGACCTCAATTTGCTCTCCAGATGGCTCGGACCCTTAAGCTGCCCTGGTGTGATGTATTTTCCCTGAGCTGCGATGGGTTTTCCCTGGGTCCTGGCTCCTCCCTGGCTGGCTGTTATTGACAGCTGCATGGCTAATGCCCTGTAGCTCTCTGGCATGTCATTCAggagaaacaaaagcagatttctcctccacctctccaGCAGTGAGGATAAAGGGGATGCTTTTGTGCTTCCCCAAGCGTCACCGCAGAAGGGCTGAGTGTGCTTTGCGGAGGGGACCTGTCTCCGTGCAGAACCCTAATGTGGATGGGAGCTCGCCCAGAGGGAAGTTGAGTCTTCACTAGGTACCACCTGGAAAACACAAACTGTGGGCCAGGTAATGTTGGATTTCTTGCACTAGCATCTGGGGAggcttgcaaaaagaaaaaaaaaaaaaaaaaaaaggcatcatttgCTGCTGTGTGGTACTTGGGTGGAGAGGGTGACCCGCAGAGGAGTGTGCATGGGTGAGGGCAATGGAGCAAACGCACTCTTTCTTTGGTGCTGGCATGGTTTGTCTCATGGGCAGACAGGAGGGATGTGAGCTGGGGAAGGGCATTTGGATTAattggggagggaaggaggggtgTCCCTTTGTAAGGAGGTCAGCCTGAGCTGTTTCTTCCCAGCACTGAGCCGTGCGGAGCAGCGCGTGACCCTGATGGCTTGGAAACGTGTGCGGATCAGGGAGAGAGGTGGGGATgtagatgtggggtttttttttggctggaGCCGTGTGTGTCGGTGAAATGTGGAGTCTGCCGTGCTGTTTGCAAAACCATCTCTAGAGAGCTGCCTTTGTTGTAACTTCTCTAAATCACTTTGAACTGACTAACAGCGCTTCCCTTCTGTACACAGCCCTGAGCACCTATTGGTGGCATTTAGGGTGTTTAGAGCCTTCACCCGCTCCCACAGGATTTCTTAGATATTTAGTTAGGGCTTGTCATGCTGCTTCACTGCTCTTTAGGTCCCTGCAGCAACCCCATGGCAAGGGCAGAGCTGTTTTCCCCACTGCTGGGGGATTTTGCAGGCACAAAGGATACAGTGACGCTTTCTTGGGGTGGTGGGGTGAAGATCCTCAGGACTAGATTTGGTTGTGCTACACACAGCTACCCTGGTGCAGGTGCAGCCGGGAGGTGTCCTCTGGAGCATGGGAGAATCTGAGCACCTTTGAGGTCAGATGCGATGGCTGTCCGGGAGATGCAGGTATAGGAAAAGAGATGAAGGACTAGAGCTAAGCCAGGGATTTTGACTCGTGAGAAATTCAAGGTTAACCCTCCTCAAAGGATGTGCTACCTGCCTTTCTGCAGGAGACTGTGTGGACACTACAAAGCCACCGATGTCGGGTAACTCATCACCACAGTGGGGACTTGTGCTCCTGCCAGAGGCTTGTGGTGAGATGCTCCAGAGCCTAGCTTAGGGGGCCCTTAAGAGCAAAGCCTGaccaccaccccccttccccaaaacacGCTCTTTGCTGTTACAGAGCCTCAGAAAAGCAATCTAAAGCCTGCATGGCTGTGGTAGAAGCTGTGATCAGGAGTGCTCTGTTGATGGTCCTCACTGGCACCCCTGCTCAAGGAGTGGTGCTGACTCTTTGCCATGCTTTTAAAACACAGGTGGTGGCATTACTGCACCCCTTTTATTTAACACCCAGCTGGTGAGAGCAGTTGGGCAAGTGCAGGGAGACCCAGGGTCAGTCCcctcctcactcttccccccaGCATCTGGGTCTGTGCCACAGCGATGGGGCAGGGCAGGCTTTTGgggagaagtggaagaaatggGGCAGCACCAATCTGTTAGCGGGTCTAGGACAGTTGAGGCAGTGGTTGAGTGTTTGGGGTCTTTGATTCACTCACCATTGTCAGATATAGCCAATTCTTGTCACTATTTCAATTCTACGATGCTCCTCTGCTTTCCAGACCCCCTTTCTGCAGGCAAAGGTCCTTCTCCCCAGGGGTTACTCTTTACAGGTGATCTGGCTGCCTCCCCCCGACTTGAGCAGGGATCACCCTTTTGGATGTGCAGCTATTTGCAGCCTCCAGGCTGAGCACATGACTTTCCCTGTCCCACAGGCGTGTGTCCTGCTGCTCACGCTGTCAGTGTGAACGGTGAACCATTAGAGTTCGAATAAGAGAAGTCTGCTCTGCTTCATTGCAATCACTTTATGAAGTCCTTTAGGAAACACTTAAAATCATCTGGAGAACAAATAGAGCAGAAAGGTATGTCAGATGTAGACATATCCCATGCTTTTGGGCAGGTTGTGTCACAGCTACCTTTGGCAAATCTCAGTCTCGCATCCTTACCTCTGGATTTTTGCCTGGAATAAGACACCTGGAGAAACATGATGGAtagaaaaaatcaaaatactgcaTTGCTCCCAGCTGGGCTATACCGTGGAGCACTTGCATTTGAAAGGATGGGGAAACCAGTTAAAGCAAGATGTGAGAAAGAAAGGGTGTCAAGGTGGTGGTACAGCATAGGTTGGGCAAGGCAACTGCCTTAGAAGAAACATCTTGTAAAAGCAGAAGTTTGTCTACTGAGATGGGGTTGGATTGGAAATATCCTAGTGCCCATCACTGTGCCGTGGTTTGGAGAAAATGTTGGTTACTGAGGAGGTGCCATGTGTGCAGATGAAGGGGCAGAGTCTGACTCTATTTTGGCTGGAATCTGTACTTCCTCATGCCACCGAGGAAGATGCAGAAACCGTGATGGTGTTTGGACATTGCAGTCAGATATTTTAATAGTGTACTGTTCTCTTGTCTCCTTCACTGCTTCCCAATCAGGATGCATCGAATGATGAAAGAAGAATCAAGTTTCAGGACAAGCAGCCTGGAAAATGTGACGCGGGACCCAGGCAAAGAAAAGCTGCACATGAAGCTCTGCAGTGGGTCCTGCCATGCTGAGCAAATCCTCCAGACACTGAACTCCTACCGGCAGAGCGGCATCTTCACAGACGTGGTGCTATTAATTGATGGACAAGAATTCCCCTGTCACCGTGCCACTTTGTCAGCCAACAGCACGTATTTCCGGGCCATGTTTGGTGGCAATCTCAAGGAAGGCCACCAGGATATCATCAACATCCAGAAGATATCTGCTTCCACCATGTCTCTCCTTCTTGATTACATGTATGGGGGGAACATCATCATTCAGGAGGACAACGTTGAAGGCATCTTGGAACTGTCTGACTTGCTGCAGATCTCCAAGCTCAGAGATGCTTGTGTCACCTTCCTCGAAGGCCAGCTTCACCCATGCAATTGTTTGGGCATCATGAAGTTTGCCGATTCATTCTCCATTGCGTCTCTgacagaaaagagcaagaggTTCATGCTGGAGTGTTTTGTGGAGGTGTCGTGTCATGAAGAGTTCCTGGAGATGGGTGTGAAGGAGCTGGTTGAATATCTGTCCGATGAGCAGCTGGTGGTCCCCAAGGAGGAAGTGGTCTTTGAAGCAGTCATGCGCTGGGTCCGGCATGACATACCTGCCAGGAAGGGAGCCTTGAAGGACCTCCTTGAGCACGTGCGTCTGCCCCTGCTCGACCCCACCTACTTTCTGGAGAAGGTGGAAATGGATGAACTCATCCAGGACTCAAAGGAGTGCATTCCTCTGCTGCACGAGGCCCGCAAGTACTACATCCTCGGGAACGAGGTCAGCTCTTTGCGATCAAGGCCCAGAAGGTAAAACACGCTGTCGTCTTCTCTAGACCTGCGTGGCCTAAGTTGATGGATCTTAAAGTTTGAGGGGAGTTCttgggctgttttttttttttcttttcctccaattGCTTCTCTTTTGGCCTCCCTGTTTCCGAAATGAAGGCATTGGAGATTGTTTTCCTGGCTTAAAGGATTCCTGTGACATTTATACTAATGCATGTGacgcttttttttttggttggcaaGGAGTGCTCTAGTCACACTGCTCTGGGTGTGCAATGATGCTATCCAGATATGTGTCCAGACTATGGGCAGGAAAGGGTGTTTGTAGCTCTTTATTTCTATCTGCTTTCACCAATAGGTAGAGCTCTGGGTTCAGACGTGTTTTCCATTCCCAGCTCCGCCACTTGTCTGCTCTCCTTTCACCTCTTTTGGTCTCTCTCCCACCTTCTCCAGGCTGTCTGTTAGCAGGAAGGCTTGGACCAGTCTCAATCGTCCTGGCCATCAGCGTGTTGCCTAGCTCAAAGGCATTGCTGCAGGGTCAGGAATTAATgtccagggaaaaaaagcagttactGTCCGGGTGGCTACCTAGGCATccccaaatgtcttttttttttttttttttctgttctttttttttctttccattgatttGTTGATGAACAGCAAGAAGATAAAGAGATGCTGGCCCAAGCAGCTGCCAGTGTAAAGTGGAGGAggcaaagaaaaagtgatttctaGGGTTGTGTGTGTGTAGAAATCTGGACTTTTTTGTGACTGTGAAGTTTGGATTTGACCAGCCACTTTTTAAGTCTCTGCTGTTTCTTCATGGTGCCACAGGTCCCTTAGGGTGTGCTTGGTAAGAGTGCTGATGGACACCTCTGCTCTGGGGTGGGTGATCATATCAAACCGAGTCAGTTTGCAAGGCTCCCCATCCTTTTCCAGAGGAAATCCATGACCATGGGGCTGCAGGGCCAGGTTCTAGTGCTCTCCTGCTCTTCAGCCCAAGGagtgcaggtttttttgctgctcAGTGGAGCGTCCTGGGCAGAAGGATGGAGGTTGCCCCAGTGCATCTCAGAAGTCCCAGACTGGGATTTAGGGCATGTTTCTGTCAGGTGGAAGAGATGGTTTGACGCATCTTCTCTGTGCTAAATATCACAACAGGTTATTATATATAGAACTGCTCAACAACAGGGTCTGTGGTGACCTTCTCAAGGATGCAAACAGCTAAAATTCACTGGGGATAAATCCCACCCCCCAGCATCCACATTTTACCTCCCTCCTTTTGCAGCTTTGGTCTTAAGTGAATTATGTCAGCCTGCACACACCATGGCAGAGCTGGGGATTGGACCAAGTCTTTCAAATTCTCTTtcaccctcctccttcctctcctctcccctcctgcagaGCCATTCCTCTCTTGCCACCTCCTAGTTGGCAGGATTTCCCTTCCCCTGCTGTCTGTCTTGTCTGCTCACTGCTATTAgggctggagagagagagatttcctGGAAACACTTCTCTCTCCAGGCAGAGAGcttgctgcaggcaggctgccaggAATGGCTTTCCACGCTCGTGGCTTTGCCTTGAGGATTATTAGGTTTGATTGTGCTGGAAGGGGGAGGGTGAGTGGCAGAAGGCAATCTCATGAGGGACTTCTAAAGGCCATTGCCGTTTTCTTTCCCTATGCAGCTTGGACCCC contains:
- the KLHL35 gene encoding kelch-like protein 35; its protein translation is MHRMMKEESSFRTSSLENVTRDPGKEKLHMKLCSGSCHAEQILQTLNSYRQSGIFTDVVLLIDGQEFPCHRATLSANSTYFRAMFGGNLKEGHQDIINIQKISASTMSLLLDYMYGGNIIIQEDNVEGILELSDLLQISKLRDACVTFLEGQLHPCNCLGIMKFADSFSIASLTEKSKRFMLECFVEVSCHEEFLEMGVKELVEYLSDEQLVVPKEEVVFEAVMRWVRHDIPARKGALKDLLEHVRLPLLDPTYFLEKVEMDELIQDSKECIPLLHEARKYYILGNEVSSLRSRPRRFMELAEVIIIIGGCDKKGLLKLPFTDLYHPKSRQWTALSSVPGYTKSEFAACTLKNDVYISGGHISSNDVWVLSSQLNVWIKVACLQKGRWRHKMATLQGKIYAVGGFDGFYRLSSVECYDTFSNSWSTLAPLPQAVSSAAVVSCLNKLYVLGGAVDDTANTDKVQCYDPEDNKWTLLSPTPFYQRCISAVCLDNIIYVVGGLLSKIFSYDPRKDSWREVATLPGPLESCGLTVCGGKIYILGGRDENGEGTDKAFTFDPVMGSVEQQPPLQRCTSYHGCVTILQRMNR